One genomic segment of Oreochromis aureus strain Israel breed Guangdong linkage group 9, ZZ_aureus, whole genome shotgun sequence includes these proteins:
- the LOC120441851 gene encoding dynein heavy chain 5, axonemal-like, producing the protein MWQAGLGPKCRTQNTRELWGSVQDGASCPHVRSFLSSVDQFVSNLSSARLNMERKFQLQHVELPDAISQLSSPADYRAAANNSELVGRLEEVLTLWTNQIEQVLTESEQMRKEADDVGPSAELELWKRRTVTFNRPVLLQRISDCCNLNAAYQRSFHSVRDKLRENPENRQFDFSENYIFGKFDSFCRRLEKMADMASTLESLAALQSMKVEGMEKICVRYQTIVSTTESKTCDILDHRKLEVISNLYSLNTLITFIIYGKK; encoded by the exons ATGTGGCAGGCAGGtttaggacccaaatgcaggacgcagaacacaagaGAG TTGTGGGGCTCTGTGCAGGACGGCGCCTCGTGTCCACACGTCCGGTCCTTCCTGTCCTCGGTGGATCAGTTTGTCAGTAATCTGAGCTCAGCCCGACTGAACATGGAGAGAAAGTTCCAGCTGCAGCACGTGGAGCTTCCTGACGCCATCAGCCAGCTGAGCAGCCCTGCAGACTACAGAGCAGCAG CCAATAACAGTGAGCTGGTGGGGCGTCTGGAGGAGGTGTTGACCCTGTGGACCAATCAAATCGAGCAGGTGCTGACGGAGAGCGAGCAGATGAGGAAAGAGGCCGACGATGTCGGGCCGTCGGCCGAGCTGGAGCTCTGGAAGAGGCGCACGGTGACCTTCAACAG gccgGTGCTGCTGCAGAGAATCTCTGACTGCTGTAATCTGAATGCGGCGTATCAGCGAAGCTTCCACAGCGTCAGAGACAAACTGAGAGAAAACCCTGAGAACAGACAGTTTGACTTCAG TGAGAACTACATCTTCGGGAAGTTTGACTCTTTCTGCCGCCGTCTGGAGAAGATGGCCGACATGGCGTCCACGCTGGAGAGCCTGGCTGCTCTGCAGAGCATGAAG GTGGAGGGCATGGAGAAGATCTGTGTTCGCTACCAGACCATCGTCTCCACAACTGAATCCAAGACCTGTGACATCCTGGATCACCGCAAACTGGAGGTGATTTCAAATCTATATTCTTTAAACACATTAATCACTTTTATTATATATgggaaaaaataa
- the LOC116335275 gene encoding NACHT, LRR and PYD domains-containing protein 1b allele 2-like, protein MIEKAAAEEDSGYLKKQEKSVTNSDSEVRLNPDSLDTQLDLSKDDTELIKPPSSFTPEVQTESTQISYRFRCPGPGVFQCTLTRLVFVMAQEAELLYRTVQWDESLLQPAGKTAAGPLFNITCSEDAVRQLHLPHCETKEALHVDGLLSVAHISDDGMTILEPLEITATHVVVKVPHLSAFGLIWDVFKRFLNMEEPVNGQVLLFFQPLETGPRRINVFLLQENIPLSEVSAQQGHGAEYIETPADCLFSFGHRYSVHCDPESRIQPEQTQFRLKFGPNYHPTFQVFLTTNPEIVTLMVKDQEGTETWKSSVYLPAPRTETLMRSVPAEARVPAAERLLTVRSQFIERVSESVLKKLLDKLLQQRVINDQEMESVRSQQSRADKARDVIDTVRRKGSEASSLLIAALCEEDRCLSTELNLNEDRLLKNL, encoded by the exons GAGGTCAGACTGAATCCAGACTCATTAGACACTCAGCTTGATTTGTCTAAGGATGACACAGAGCTCATTAAG CCTCCATCAAGCTTCACACCTGAAGTACAAACTGAATCCACACAAATCTCCTACAG GTTCAGGTGTCCTGGTCCAGGTGTTTTCCAGTGTACTCTGACCAGACTGGTGTTTGTTATGGCTCAGGAGGCGGAGCTGCTGTACCGGACTGTCCAATGGGATGAGAGCCTCCTTCAGCCAGCTggaaaaacagctgcagggcCGCTGTTCAACATCACATGCTCTGAGGATGCTGTCCGTCAGCTCCACCTGCCACACTGTGAAACAAAGGAGG CGCTGCATGTTGACGGCCTGCTGTCTGTTGCCCACATCTCTGATGATGGGATGACCATCTTGGAGCCGCTGGAGATCACTGCCACCCATGTGGTTGTGAAGGTCCCTCACCTCTCTGCCTTTGGCCTCATCTGGGATGTCTTTAAGCGGTTCCTGAACATGGAGGAACCCGTAAATGGCCAAGTTCTGCTGTTCTTCCAACCTCTGGAGACAGGGCCTCGAAGAATCAATGTGTTTCTGCTGCAGGAAAATATCCCTTTGTCAGAG GTGTCTGCCCAACAAGGACATGGTGCTGAATACATCGAGACCCCTGCTGACTGTCTTTTCAGCTTCGGTCACAGGTACAGTGTCCACTGTGACCCTGAGAGCAGGATACAGCCAGAG CAAACACAATTTCGCTTAAAGTTTGGCCCAAATTACCATCCAACATTTCAAGTTTTCCTGACTACAAATCCAGAGATTGTGACTCTGATGGTCAAAGACCAAGAGGGGACAGAAACCTGGAAATCATCTGTTTACCTGCCAG CACCAAGAACAGAAACCTTAATGAGGAGTGTCCCAGCTGAGGCCCGAGTCCCAGCAGCTGAGAGGCTGCTCACAGTTCGCTCACAGTTTATTGAAAGAGTGTCTGAATCTGTTTTAAAGAAACTTCTGGATAAACTCCTGCAGCAGCGTGTTATCAATGATCAAGAGATGGAATCAGTCAGAtcacagcagagcagagcagataAAGCACGAGACGTGATCGACACGGTGCGACGAAAAGGAAGTGAAGCCAGCTCACTGCTGATCGCTGCTCTCTGTGAGGAGGATCGATGCCTTTCCACAGAGCTGAACCTGAATGAAGACAGACTTCTAAAGAATCTGTGA